In Stutzerimonas stutzeri, a genomic segment contains:
- the phnN gene encoding phosphonate metabolism protein/1,5-bisphosphokinase (PRPP-forming) PhnN, whose translation MTGRLIYLIGPSGAGKDSLLQAAREPLRARGCRVARRVITRSAEAVGEDAIAVSESEFEQLRGSGAFALAWHANGLHYGISRKIDDWLAAGEHVLINGSRGYLAEARQRYPQLQPVLLTVALPILRERLLARGRESLEEIEARLARNELFQSTAEQGGTQLLDNSGPLEQTLQRLLQLIDQNHAYD comes from the coding sequence ATGACGGGACGATTGATCTACCTGATAGGCCCTTCCGGCGCCGGCAAGGACAGTCTGCTGCAGGCCGCTCGCGAGCCGCTGCGGGCGCGCGGTTGCCGGGTCGCCCGGCGCGTCATTACCCGCTCTGCCGAAGCCGTGGGGGAGGATGCCATAGCGGTTAGCGAGTCAGAGTTCGAGCAGTTGCGCGGTAGCGGTGCCTTCGCATTGGCTTGGCACGCAAACGGCCTGCACTACGGAATATCCCGGAAGATCGATGATTGGCTGGCGGCAGGCGAGCATGTCTTGATCAACGGTTCGAGAGGCTATCTGGCCGAAGCGCGTCAACGTTATCCGCAGCTGCAACCGGTGCTGCTTACAGTGGCGCTGCCGATTCTGCGTGAGCGTTTGCTGGCACGCGGGCGTGAGTCGCTCGAGGAAATAGAGGCACGGCTGGCCCGCAACGAGCTATTTCAATCAACGGCGGAGCAAGGCGGGACGCAGCTGCTGGATAACTCCGGCCCACTCGAGCAGACCCTGCAGCGCTTGCTCCAGTTGATCGACCAAAACCATGCGTACGACTGA
- a CDS encoding DNA-formamidopyrimidine glycosylase family protein has protein sequence MPEGPSIVILREEVAEFEGKIIDRAEGSAKLDIARLIGQSVRSFRSWGKHFLIELDDVSLRIHLLLFGSYRINERKDSTPRLSLGFANGELNFYGCSVQFIEGPLEEAYEWSADVMSDAWDNRAALKKLRARPRLLACDALLDQTLFSGSGNIIKNEVLFRTRIHPLSLIGELPAAKLRELAREVRNYSFDFLQWKREGKLKANWLAHTKTTCPRCRIPFVKAKSLGRSKRRSFFCERCQKRYGDSDQVSVEAPETEQ, from the coding sequence ATGCCAGAAGGCCCGTCCATTGTCATTCTTCGAGAAGAAGTCGCCGAATTTGAAGGCAAGATCATCGACCGCGCGGAGGGCAGTGCCAAGCTCGACATAGCACGATTGATCGGTCAGTCGGTGCGATCGTTTCGCAGCTGGGGCAAGCACTTCCTGATCGAGCTGGACGATGTGTCGCTGCGCATTCACCTGCTCCTGTTCGGCAGTTACCGGATAAACGAGCGCAAGGATTCCACGCCGCGCCTGAGCCTGGGCTTTGCCAACGGCGAGCTGAATTTCTACGGCTGCTCGGTGCAATTCATCGAAGGTCCGTTGGAAGAGGCCTACGAGTGGAGCGCGGATGTCATGAGCGACGCCTGGGATAATCGCGCCGCGCTGAAGAAGCTGCGCGCCAGGCCGCGGCTGCTGGCCTGCGACGCGCTGCTGGATCAGACGCTGTTTTCCGGCTCCGGCAATATCATCAAGAACGAAGTGTTGTTCCGGACGCGCATCCATCCGCTGTCACTGATCGGCGAATTACCTGCGGCCAAGCTGCGTGAGTTGGCGCGTGAGGTGCGTAATTACAGCTTCGATTTCTTGCAGTGGAAGCGCGAGGGCAAGCTCAAGGCGAACTGGCTGGCACATACCAAGACCACCTGTCCGCGCTGCAGGATCCCGTTCGTCAAAGCCAAGTCTCTCGGCCGCAGCAAGCGCCGCAGCTTCTTCTGCGAGCGTTGTCAGAAGCGCTACGGCGACAGTGATCAGGTGTCGGTCGAGGCGCCGGAAACAGAGCAGTAG
- a CDS encoding DUF192 domain-containing protein, with amino-acid sequence MRIASLLLAAAAVVWIPPVSASESLLDLRVGEASLQAEYARSPDERARGLMERTELPADRGMLFRFDDVRRHCLWMKDTPLPLSAAFMDEQGRIVDIIDLEPLDKAIRCSQEPARYALEVNQGWYRQHRLGTNDHVKGIPEVD; translated from the coding sequence ATGCGTATCGCTTCCTTGTTGCTGGCTGCTGCCGCAGTCGTCTGGATTCCACCGGTTTCCGCCTCCGAGTCGTTGCTCGATTTGCGGGTCGGCGAGGCGAGCTTGCAGGCGGAGTACGCGCGCTCGCCGGACGAACGAGCTCGCGGGCTGATGGAGCGCACCGAACTGCCAGCTGATCGCGGCATGCTGTTTCGCTTCGATGACGTGCGCCGTCACTGCCTCTGGATGAAAGACACGCCGCTGCCGCTTTCCGCTGCCTTCATGGACGAGCAGGGGCGCATCGTCGATATCATCGACCTGGAACCGCTGGACAAGGCGATCCGCTGTTCGCAAGAACCCGCGCGCTATGCGTTGGAGGTAAACCAGGGGTGGTATCGTCAGCACCGACTCGGGACTAATGACCACGTAAAGGGCATTCCCGAGGTCGATTGA